In Carya illinoinensis cultivar Pawnee chromosome 7, C.illinoinensisPawnee_v1, whole genome shotgun sequence, the following are encoded in one genomic region:
- the LOC122317425 gene encoding guanine nucleotide-binding protein subunit gamma 2-like isoform X1, with the protein MASETASSVDEATVVSSVVTTAADKRGKHRIGAQLKRVEQECRFLEEELEEFQRTENVSTLCEELLRNIEMIPDPLLPLTNGPVNPLWDQWFEGPQDSQRCRCRIL; encoded by the exons ATGGCGTCTGAAACGGCGTCATCAGTGGACGAAGCCACCGTTGTTTCTTCAGTGGTCACAACAGCAGCTGATAAGAGAGGCAAGCACCGGATTGGCGCCCAACTCAAGCGTGTTGAACAGGAATGCAGATTCTTAGAg GAAGAATTGGAAGAGTTTCAAAGAACagagaatgtctcaaccttatgtGAGGA ATTGTTGCGCAACATAGAAATGATTCCCGATCCACTACTCCCACT aaCAAATGGCCCTGTAAACCCATTATGGGATCAGTGGTTTGAAGGACCCCAGGATTCACAACGTTGCAGGTGCCGGATTCTTTAA
- the LOC122317425 gene encoding guanine nucleotide-binding protein subunit gamma 2-like isoform X2: protein MASETASSVDEATVVSSVVTTAADKRGKHRIGAQLKRVEQECRFLEEELEEFQRTENVSTLCEELLRNIEMIPDPLLPLHQFIFIQNKWPCKPIMGSVV, encoded by the exons ATGGCGTCTGAAACGGCGTCATCAGTGGACGAAGCCACCGTTGTTTCTTCAGTGGTCACAACAGCAGCTGATAAGAGAGGCAAGCACCGGATTGGCGCCCAACTCAAGCGTGTTGAACAGGAATGCAGATTCTTAGAg GAAGAATTGGAAGAGTTTCAAAGAACagagaatgtctcaaccttatgtGAGGA ATTGTTGCGCAACATAGAAATGATTCCCGATCCACTACTCCCACT ccatcaatttatttttattcagaaCAAATGGCCCTGTAAACCCATTATGGGATCAGTGGTTTGA